The Solanum lycopersicum chromosome 2, SLM_r2.1 DNA window cTCGATTAAATATGTATAGAGTAAATGTTCGTTGATAATAAATTAACGAATTAAACAAAGATTTATGAAGTTTTGTATTCAAAATAATAGTTAAAAAACTTACAAGTATTTAaccacataatatatattatatacttaaaatatacgtgttaatttcaattaaaatagatttgagatttaatataataacatattttatgtatttaacttatttatataGCGAAAGCTGGATAACAtgtgcatttttatttttattttggaaatttttttaaattgaaagtGTCTACTAAAAACACCATATTCTGCGTTTAAGTGACCAATTGAAATAAGTTCCAAGTTGAAACTTACAGTGACCAATTGAAATAAGTTCCAAGTtgaaactctaaattaaatttattaataaatgaaggattatttatgtattaaataaaACTTTGGGGTCTCCCAAGCAATTTTCATAGATTAGAGGTGTATGAAGTATCAAGCAGAAAAATGAAGGGGTGAAAAGGGAAAAGGTGATTTGTGTGTGAGAAGCTCTTCTGCTGCTACTGGGGGAGCTAAGGGTTTTGGCCAGAAGCTATGGAAGCAGCAAAACGCAAGCGAAACTCTGCCGAGTACGAAGAAGATGAGTACGACACATTCAAACCACCGCCGCCGCCGTCCTCAGCCGCCGCAAACGGAGGGATCGACCTTTCACTGCTCGAAGCCTTAGAAAAATCTCAACAAAACCCTGTGGAAGTTCTCGATATCAAAACAGTGAAAAAACTCGTCCTTGCATTCGAACGCCGTCTTAAGGAGAACATTGCTGCACGTCTCAAGTACCCGGACCAACCAGAAAAGTTCGCGGATTCCGAAGTCGAGCTCCATGAAGAAATCGAAAAGCTCAAAATACTCGCCGGAGGCCCCGAATTTTACCCGGAACTCGTGAATCTCGGGACCATTGCGTCTATCACCAGCCTCCTCAATCACGAAAACACTGACATCGCTATTGACGTTGTCGGCTTATTACAAGACCTGACCGACGAGGATGTTCTCGAGGACAACGACGAGCCGGCGCAAATTTTAGTTGATTCATTGGTTGAGAACAATGCGTTAGAATTGCTCGTTCAGCTTCTAGGTAAAATGTCTGACTCCGATCCGGACGAGTCCGCTGCCATATATAGTATACTCGCGACTGTTGAGAATTTTATTGAAGTGAAACCCTCGGTGGCGGAACTTGTATGTGAAAGGACTAAGTTAATGAAGTGGTTGCTGACAAGAATAAAGGTAAGAGAATTTGATGGAAACAAGCAGTATGCATCGGAGATTTTGGCTATTTTGCTGCAGAGCAGCACGGCCAATCAGAAGAGATTAGGGCAATTGAACGGTGTGGACGCATTGTTACAAGCTGTAGCAATGTATAAATCGAAGGACCCTAAGACTCCAGATGAGGAAGAGATGGTTGAGAACTTGTTTGACGCCTTGTGTTGTTTGTTAATGCCTTTGGAGAATAAAGAGAAGTTTGTGAAATCTGAAGGTGTGGAATTGATGATCATTATTATGAATCAGAAGAAAATGTGCTATGGATCAGCTATAAGGGCGTTGGATTTTGCAATGACTAATTATCCTCCAGCATGTGAGAGGTTTGTGGATGTAATGGGGTTAAAGACTGCATTTCCTGCTTTTATGGGTAAGGCAAGTCAAGTTCccttttactttaatttttgttacATTTTACATTGATAGAATGATATAGTGAATTCATGTAGTCGTCAGCAATTGATTTTGACTTATGGCTGAGACATAGTTCATTTGTTGACCAGTGTGATAATTTTCTTAAGTTGAATGGATATAGAGGACTCATACAGTAGACCACAGCTGGTTTATGATTGAGATATGGTTGATTGTGTTTTGATTGATTGctaatttctaaaaatttctGAGCATAACGGATATGAATGATTCATACAGTGGATTCCAGTTAATTTGGAACTGAAATATAGTTGTTTGATTGACTAAGTTGttaatttttcaaagattgtctcataAACAACTCTTGCGGTTTAAATTTGTTGATGAATGGATTAGGatgtcaatttttctttttcacagATACGTTGTTAAAATGTTCGATGTCTAGATAAGGATTATATCCCCCATCAGGTTGTTACTTCACTAATAACTTGGCTATTTGTTACATGACAACAACTCTAGTATCAATTTTATTGTTGACATAGCAGTTTCTTAATGAGATATAGTAGTTAAAAAACATAACCATATCACAAGTTCTCCCCAAATGGATGagtttccattttttatttcaaattttcaatgaGCTCTTTAGGATGATtttggtgttttttttaaataatctcTTCTATTATTGACTCATATAACTTATTATGCTTAAATGTTTTATCATCAGCTGCCTCTGAGCAAAAAGAACAAGAAACGCTACAAAGAAGAATTGGAAGAGCGTCTTGTATCACTTGTGGCTTCCTTATTTGGTAAGGAGGCTAATAACTGAGAACAATCTATCTGTGAAGACACAAGTATTTTGCTGTTATTAGGGGGTGgggggaagaagaaaaaaagttgcCTTATATTTGTATGTGACTGCATTTTTATATAAgatagataattttatttataatgggAAAACCTCCCATATACCTTGGATGTGACTGCTTTAGTTTGCTGTTACAGGAGGAATCTTAAGAGGTTCTAGAAGGGATAGATTGTTAAGTAAGTTCGTGGAGAATGAGTGCGAAAAAATTGACAGGCTTATGGAGCTCTACATGAGGTGATTGTTCATGCAACATATATCTAAGTACCTGCTTCATTTGCTTCCActgtttggaaaaaaaaaaaaagaatggttCCCTTGAGGCTGATTGTACTATTTTGTTACATTGTgcttgttttaaatttttaatcctTTGGGCTGTTGCAGATATTCCGATAGAGTAAAACTTGAGTCTGAACGGTTTGACCAGCTTGAACTTGATGATTTGGAGGTCTGTTTACTTTTTAGACTTTGCTTATTATGTCTTTCACTAAagcttttaattttatattgccATAATGGTTAACATGTTTGTAGATGGATGAAGACGAGAAATACAATAGAAAGTTAGAAGCTGGTCTTTATACCCTTCAGGTCAAAGATCTgttgcattttaattttgtacttaTCTCTTGTACGGGCACATTACCACTTCAGATCTCTGGCATTCTTATTGTAGTTTCTTTTTCTCCCTGATCCTGCAGTTGATAGCTGTTATTCTGGGTCATCTTTGGACATCTGAGTAAGTTCTGAAAACCGGACATACTTTTCTCTTCAGGTTGGATATATCTAGTTCCTCCTGCTTAATTGTTCTTTTTAATGCAGACATCCTCGAATCAGAGCAAGGATTGACCTTTTGCTAAAGCAACAAAAGCTGACTAAGCAAGATGTAAAAGATATACTCCAGGTGTCTGCTCATGACTTCCTTTTTTTCTCTAGCAATACACTCTTCTTGATTTTCTTGTGTTTGCTTTCGAGTTGGGTACATTATTATACAACAAATTTTTCTGGATTCTTCTACTTAATCcaaaaaaaagagtgaaaatTTTTGGATACATTTGGAGACAAGGTTAACTTGCAAGAAACAATAGCTTTAGGACTTGTAGCAAATGAGAGCAAAATTCAGCTTTTGCAACATGTTATTTGCATTGACCTTTGTATCTTTCACTTTGGATTTAGTTCAACGAATGTAAATTGTTTCTTGTCATGCTTGAATTATTGGAATATAACTTCGGTGTTCTGGCGTGGTAATATCTGAAGATAGATCTAGAAGCATTAACTCCTTGAGGACTTCCCTTGTCCATCTTCATGAATTGCCTGTGTTAATCTTTAATGAAATTCATACAAGTTTTATGTGAAGCTGTTTTCCTTCCTATTATATGGTTCATTTTTTTGTCAGTAGGCCTAGTTTTTCCTTTAATCTGAAGAATACTAGATAAAGTCTGTTATGTTATTGAAGTTTATACTTGCACCACAGGAATATCATGACAACATAGGGGATCTGGAAGGGCCAGAAGAGAAGGAGAGGGGACAATCAAAGATTCAAAGGTTCATATCGTCCTTTTGACCATAATACAGTTGAAAAAGCACACGTTATATCATTGGAATGATGTGTAAACTCTGgctattttaaaagtattaagATGATGTCCTCAGTTAGTCATGTCACTTTATTCTTTGATGTAATGTGTAAGAGCATAGCTACCACCTGTTATTGAGGGTTGACAGTTTTGACTGAAGATCTGTTAGTACTGAATGCGATTCAGTGTAATTTGTAACACTTCAATTAGTAGTTTTACCCAGTGTAAGTTCAGTGCTTTGTGGAGCATGTTATGTGAGCTTTCACCATCCCAAACCTGGCACTTTGGATGGTTATTCTATTCAGTATTCTCTTTAGAAAATGCTTTCAGTAATTAGCTTATTGGTGAATGTCTAAATGACttgcaaaattttcatttccatcATGAAGTTTGTTGCTAATTTTGCTATGTACCATTCATGTGAACCAGAAAGTTAGCAATTGAAAAATGCAGACGTGAAAGAAGCTTTAGAACTATGAATTGATGTTTTTGAATGAAATGTACGACTAAAATAGTGTGTCTTGGGCTCTGTGTAGTTCAGTACTTGTTTAGCAATTTATCAAATGCCAGAGCAAAACTTGATCAATTTCTAGTCCGAGTTTAATCCTGTATTCTTTATCAGCTTTAATGCAAAGAGCAACGTCAAACCAGATCAGAATGTCATGTATATTACCCAAGACTCTGAATCCTAAATGTTGAATCTGTCTTAAAATGATAAACTAGAATGAACGTTAACAGACGAAAGACTGGTTAATGAGAACATATTTGAATCGATTAAGCAAGAATGCAGTTTTTCTGATTCCAAAGGTATAAATGTCTCTGAAGAGATGTTCAAGGATATACACAAACTACCAGAAGCTTGACCTATTTTGGCTGAAAAGGGAAATGTAAATGAGTACAGATAAACAAATAAATGTCAACTGCAAACCAAAAGCTCTCTTAACTCCATTAATAGGATAGCTACAAACTGAAAAGTAAACTACAGAATATTCTATCCCCTCAAAATGATTTTCCCCTTCTGTAATTGCATGATCTATGCCACATTAAGAGAACTCTTCATTCTATAACTGCATCAATATGTAACAAATCCTATCTATGCCACATTAAGAAAACAAAGTCTCAAAAATTTGCAGCATTTCTACAAGAAAATGCCCTTCCAATCTTGTATATTGCATCATGTATACActcttaaagatatttttttttcttttttttatgcaCTCTTCAAGATAAACCTACCTGATGTGAACTTTCAGCAGATGACTCATCCTTCAAATGAAAAGCATCAAGCTGCTTGCACAAGATAAACATAGGATCTAGGTTTGGTATCTCTGTCAGTGGCCGAATATCGCAAACCCGCATGACACCAACATATCTAGAGGTCTCCATAATTGTCTCAAGAGTCAGAACAATATGAAGTATCCCATCCACAGGACAGAGCTCAATGAGTTGATTAGACACCCCACTCGGCACAGTAATATGTTCAGTGTGAGGCCATTGTGAATAACTAGAAAGCTTCATCAATACGGAAATTGCTTTCTTACGAATTTCTATGCTTTTAGTTTTCTCCATTGCTTTCCAAAATTTATCATCAATACTTACCTGTAACGAAAATGAAATTCTTGAAGCATCTAAGTCGCTTTCCCACAACATTTAAACCATAAATTAAACACACTGACAACCAACATTCACATAATCTCCCCTGACCGGGGCTCATTCTCTGGTCTAATCAAATGAAATCTTCATAATTAGGATGGAAGGAGTACTAGTAATGCCATAAACCGTATGATTctataacaaacaaaaagaaattataactCTACTCATTGTAAGTACTCAATTCTTTGTCTTCATTTATAGAAAGGCATTGCCTTCACTGGTTTTTATCTATTACCTTAGCTCTAGTCCCATAGAGTGACACATTTTGTTAAAAGAATTTACAAAAAGTAAGTAGGCGTTTGGCCATGCAATatcatatcatgatatgaaatcgTGAGATGGAATTAGCATTTGGACATGCGATTTCAAACTGATTCCATCTATTTCATATCATAGATGAATCacatattctccaaaaatcatgatttgggaattccatatcatgatttgggcttttttaaatataaaattgacccacaagtttatattttgttaaaaccaCCCCTATTATATCTAACAACCATTTATTTCATTGTAAATACaatttataatcatatcattacttttaaaattttattgttttcaaaCATTACTTAATATTTCTTCTACTCttattatatgaatttatgaaCAAGAGTCAATAACatcttaaattttgtgtcaCATGGGAGAGTCCAGCCTAGTAGTTGCAACTTCACTCTACATTACTTGGTTTTAGGGCTCTATTCCCAATCAAGGCTTTCCCTTCTGCCTTTTCTGCCCCGCTACTCAGTCCTCACGGGCCTACCCACcctagaaaattatatataaaagaaaaaaacttcatACCCCAATCAAACGATGGCACattaaatgtgatttagtaTATGCTCATGCCCTGTGTGTATAAAGGGAGATTAGGAAAGTGGCACCTGATAGAAAAACTTGCTTTAACATATCTAAagaaaatgagtaaaaatacatttttaatgaatataaagtAAGTCAAAAGGCATTGCCAGTTGATTTAGGAGAATTTGCTTTAGAAACTCAAATATCATACCTTCCACCTTGTTCCTTCAAAAATTACTGAATAAAGGCGTATTTTAATGTCAAGGAGGTCAATATCTACCAAGGCAGCTGCCATAGATTTCACCAAGTCCTTATCATTCTGAGCATCATGGAAGCAGCCCCTAACCCTGGCATCCTGTACAAGTATCTTCCAAACGGAACCACTGCTTTTTAATGTTGCTTCATTGCCAATTATCCAGAGGCAGTGCCTGCAAGAAGCAAGCTTTCTTACTGAACCATAGACAATCTCCTAGAGAATTGAGTTAGTATCTTGAAAAACAGCAATACCTTGCTCTAGTCAGTGCTACATTAACCCTTTGACTGTTTGAAAGGAAACCAATTGATCTGTTAGCATTGGAGCGTACCGCTGAGATTATTATTACATCCTTCTCACCTCCTTGAAAACCATCGACAGATCGTACATCCACAGAGAATTCACTCTCGTCGTCAGTGCTATACTTAGTTCCGAGGTTCTCTTTAATTGCAGCAATTTGAGCATTGTAGGGTGATATGATACCAATACTAATCTTTTTCTCGGAGGAAGTGAATCCTGTATCAGAAATAAAATCAGAAAATCCGTAGTTTAGCAAATGATATAATGTGCACCTtcacttgattttttattttttttgaaactggtaagGTTTCTTCACTTGATAATGCCATTAAATCAATCTTAGTGTACCTTTGAAGAGGTtgacaactacctcacaaaccACAGCTACTTCTACCATGTTGCGGATGCTACGCCCATCCACGACTTCCTCATTTCCACATGCTACATTGATAAAAGAATAAGCACCATAAATTTCACCTTGAAGGAAATGCTTCAGATATCCTGTACTTCTGACATTTGGAGCATCTATAATCTGTTTCTGGTAGAATTCCCTGTTCGGAAATGAGCTTATTGACGGGTGCATCCTATACTGAAGATTAAGAAGGTATTTCTTGAATCGCAAAAGTGCCAGTCTCTCAAACAAGCTCCGCCCAAACTTGGCCTCCTCGCAAACCTAATTAGAAAAGAACAACTTACTTTCCAACTGTGCAGAATTTTATAATTAGGTACCATTTAGAGTAGCACATGACAACCTTGCTTTTAACCATGGCTGGCAGTTGCCACTCGTCCCCTATGAATATAGCATGACGGAGACCAGGAATCTGTAAGGGGATAGTTGACTCGCATTCTTTAAGCTGAGCAGCTTCATCAATAACCAGCAATTCAGCCTCTGTCTCATGCAATTTGAAGGAGCTTGAAGCAGTACAGAAAAGCAGGCatgcatttttcaaaatttgatttttaattgaaCACTTGTCTTCAAGTTCAAAAAAGCTGTTAGGAAGGGATTTGAGTATCTTAAGGCACTCTTCTTTAACCAATTCTACATCAGAAGAGCTGCCGGTCACTCGTCTCTCTATTTCTTTGTTTCTAACAAAGACTTCTTTTAAACTTCTACCAGTAAAGGTAAAACTTAGCAATAAACTACTAAGTGAATGAAGTAAGTTTACAGCTCTGATCATGTCTCTTGCCACCACCACGGACAGGAGTGAAGTTGGCAAGTGCATGACAAAGTTAACAACATAGAAAGTAAAAGCCTCCAGTTTGCAATTTAATTTGCTTGTcacaaattcatcaaaatttaacCTTGCTTTAGTTTGATGAGAATCATTACTACCCTTTCTCGGAACAGACCTTGAATATTTCTTGTTCCGACAAAACCCTCTGCCAAGTTGACTTTCATCAttcaattttattgttttggCAATTACATGTCCAAGTCTCTTGTTCCACTCGTCTTTGACACCTTGAGCATACAACCTCCGTGTTTTGTCACCTTTGTTTTTCAGGCCTTCTTTGCGAAGAAGTGCATTCCCTGAATCACTATCATAGTTAGCATTATTATCATACTTCTGATAAAGTTCGGCATCAGCATCTTCCTGTTGATCATTTATGGAATAGAGCTGGTACAACAGTTCAGTGTCTTCAAGTAATGTTATCATATACTGCAATGAGTATTTCCAGCCAGATGCAGGAGTAAAGCACCTTGCTAGAACTTCAGCACgataatcaagaaaaatatgaagTAGCTCATCTTGGCTATCAATATTCATTCGTTTCCTGTTTCCAAACAAAACTATATCTCCTACACCATAAGTCAAAAATTCACATGATTCCACCACAAGCTTCAACGCTCGTCTAGATACTTCTAAGACTGCAATATTAGTTGGAGCACAAGTTACTGTTCTACAATTGAGACTCAGAAGTAAAAACAACAATGCACTAACTGTCTTCGTTTTCCCCGTTCCAGGAGGACCCCAGATTAGCTTCGTCGTGTTCTCGTGATGGCAATACTTTGTCGCAAGACAGTTCAGAACTGCTTCTTGTTGAGAATCATTAAGATTGATTAACCAATTAGACGCAAGGATCTTTGATCTGCAAACTCGATACACTTCCCCTTGCAAACAGACATTACACTTCTCCTTACCCTACAAAAGCAATAGAAGAAgtcaaatatttcatattatgataTACAACTAACAACTGGAAGAACTTAGTGATAAAAGGTCATCCAATAGTCACATGAAAATTCATAAGGAAATATGAAGAGGTATCATTCTGGTAAGACCGTTTAAGCAGAATaacaaatgagaaaaatatgaaGCTTACAGTCACATCAAAATTAGGTTCCAGTATTTTTTGAATAACTTTGGAGTTTTGCCTTTCCAGCCCCAAGTTCAATGAATTCCAAATGCGTGTATTTGTTGTCGTATTTATAAGAGAGACCAAGAACAAAGAGTCCCTCATATGATTTTCCCTAATGCCTTGTTCCACCCAAAAGGGTCTTGATGAGAAGACCTGGATCTTGATATAATCTTTCTCATATGCCACTCGTTGAACCAGAGCCATTATGTAGGACATTGTGGGTCTGTTTAGATCATCGACACATGTTGGTATTACATCTGTAATGGCAAAGAGATCCCCCGTCTCAGGTTCATATGCTCTGCCATCACCACTACTCTCTTTCCTTTCCATCTCAATATTGTATAAGCATTTATCAGATGGCCTTTTACTCTCCACTTCCTGAATAGACAATATTTTGCATATAGATGCATTTGCCACTTTATCAAAGCTAGAAGACAAATCAGCATGTGTTTCCTCTAAAAGAGGGAAGACGAATGACTTCATATACATAGCGGTGGACTGAAATGTTGAAGGGATGTTCTTCACCTACAGGATAACTCAAGATCATATGACTAGAATATACTTAAGATAGACATCCAAACATATACGCTCAAACATCATGAAAGATAATGGACATTTTGTTTTTGCcttgacaaaaaatattatgaaatctTCATCATCTACCTTCGATGTGCAAAACTAATAACATCAGTTATACTGGCAATGCTACCCTAATCGTGTATTGATAGAAAGGTTTTGATCAAATGCAACCCATTGTCTATATTCATGACTAACAAGTACTATAAGAtacaaaaaaaagttgataaTCCACATTTCAAATGCCTAGTCTCATAGCTACTCTTTGCATCGATATCAATCTTTAAAAGTTGCACACAACCCAACTTGTGAAAAAGTAAAAGGACACCTACCCAGTCTAACAAACAACTAAATTAGAAGTATCATGTTGCACTTACGAACCATAGTGGATGCAATGGTAATCGACACCTACTTAAAATCTGGATCATTCTAAGTAGAGTAAAATCCCAGGTAACAAATGCCACCAAATGAAACAGGCAAGGGATAAACCATAGAATTAATAACTACAAAAACCAAACACACACAAAATAAGACGAGACAAAAATAGCATTAGAACAAACCTTGTCCTTGTAAAGATCTTCGTTAAGGACATCCTTAAAAGACCAAGAAAAGATAACGTCTATAAGTGTCTTTTCAAGAAGAATGGCTTCACCATCATCGTCAGTTTCCATTTCAGTCATATTCTGCAAAACCCCATTGCATGATCACAATTCAACAGCATATAAATCAAACAAGAAACATCCTAAGCATATGCAAACCATTTTTATATCACATTCTGTAAAACCccatttagttttttttctttttcttgcaaaacccaatttcaaattattattttgtttctttttcttgcaaaaccccattacacttttttctttctttttcttgcaaAACCCAATTTCAGTGATTTTCTTGTTCTTGCAAGACCCCATTGTatgatcataatttataaataaaactacATTACTGTAAAATCGAAAAAGATAGAGAAAGGTGAAGTAGTTAACTGTAAAACTCGAAGGATAACTGCTGCGTCGAATAGGGGTTTACCAGTGATTCTTGTTCTTGGAAGAAAGGGGAACCCCTTTGACAGGGAAGAGGGGCCAACacacaaattatataaagttcttttatttttttggcctTTTGGTTAAAATACAAACTAGTCCTTATATTTTACCACAATTGCTATTTTGTCGTCAAACTAATGTCAGGTCTTGTGATTGCGTAATTGCAATCTAATTTAGAATCACAAATTCTAAGTaggattttatattttcttgcatATAATACTTatctataaatttaaatttataaaaaaatattattattttaaatcaaataagaGAAAATCCATACTTGATGTAATTAAATTGTTCATACAACGTGGAAtggttatattaaaaaataatttattattattattaataattttttatatcacTGAGTGTTTAGCATATGATGACAAATATTTATGTACAAAAGAAACAGAAAATATATCATTTACTAGTACCACATCTTATGATATTATAACAGATTATTTTATAGagtattgtttatttattattaacattatataaaagttatgtAAGAGTTTATCGATTTTATAAATTTCGTGGTTTGGTgttaattagaagaaaaaaaattcaaacagaTAAATATAAGTTAATTCTTGCAACAAGCTTCATTCAAGGTTAATTCAAGTTACACGTTATCAAAATGTCTTAGGatgattattaattatatttttattcggcaaaattaagaatataaggGTTTCTCGTTCTCATATTAATTGTTACagtatttatttaacttttttagaaaaaacaaattatataattttttgattaatattttaaaaaatctgatGAAATTAACAGTCAAAAAGTTTGTAATACTCTTAttgtatgatttttaattatcgATAACAATTCTAATttcacaataaaaatatttatatattatgattgagctcaattttttttaaaaaaaaagaattaatagaGAATTCTTGAACAACAATGGACtagtaaaacaaaaagaatattgAAGAAGATGACTGCATCTAGGGGTATTTGGTtgagaataaattttcaaagaTTAATTATCATGGgttaatttatttcatcatcACCAAATATATGAgataatttatttcataattatgttataaaCAATGGGCAAGGGTGTAGCTATCTTAATTGAAAGGGTTCATCTGAATCTCATTCggcaaaaaaatatattattttcatatggttaaaataaaataagtttaaatgtatatatattgaatgTCGAATCCCATTCGGCTATCTATTTCTACAGATTTTGAATTCCCTTATTAAAAATCCTGACTCTGCCTCTAACAGTGAGAAACAAGacacaaatttttttatcatagaactcttttttttttaatctcaaaaCTATTTACACTCACCAAACGACGACTTTAAGAAAAATGATAACATGAATAGacatttttcttaataatatgTATAAATTGTTCTTTCTCATTTGTCGTTCTTTTAACTAATAGTTAATTGGTTTTGAGTCCTAATCAATCTTTTTAAATGCCTTATAATTATGTTGCTTCTTCTTGATCTACGGACTAATTATGTGGTATGTGTTTAATCAATACTGAGACTACTTTATAAGatataaattatcaaattaatttgatccattttaactttaaaaataagtcaaaataattttaaaaactaaaaagcaaatgaaaaattgattatattttgCTTGAAATTATCTAGAAAATGTGGAGGAAAATTATTGTAACTTTTAATTGACCGAATAAATTATAGCAATTTATTTATAAGAGTTCGATATTCCTTCTTATAATTTTCTTCTCCGATTtccattt harbors:
- the LOC101252144 gene encoding uncharacterized protein isoform X2, producing MTEMETDDDGEAILLEKTLIDVIFSWSFKDVLNEDLYKDKEVESKRPSDKCLYNIEMERKESSGDGRAYEPETGDLFAITDVIPTCVDDLNRPTMSYIMALVQRVAYEKDYIKIQVFSSRPFWVEQGIRENHMRDSLFLVSLINTTTNTRIWNSLNLGLERQNSKVIQKILEPNFDVTGKEKCNVCLQGEVYRVCRSKILASNWLINLNDSQQEAVLNCLATKYCHHENTTKLIWGPPGTGKTKTVSALLFLLLSLNCRTVTCAPTNIAVLEVSRRALKLVVESCEFLTYGVGDIVLFGNRKRMNIDSQDELLHIFLDYRAEVLARCFTPASGWKYSLQYMITLLEDTELLYQLYSINDQQEDADAELYQKYDNNANYDSDSGNALLRKEGLKNKGDKTRRLYAQGVKDEWNKRLGHVIAKTIKLNDESQLGRGFCRNKKYSRSVPRKGSNDSHQTKARLNFDEFVTSKLNCKLEAFTFYVVNFVMHLPTSLLSVVVARDMIRAVNLLHSLSSLLLSFTFTGRSLKEVFVRNKEIERRVTGSSSDVELVKEECLKILKSLPNSFFELEDKCSIKNQILKNACLLFCTASSSFKLHETEAELLVIDEAAQLKECESTIPLQIPGLRHAIFIGDEWQLPAMVKSKVCEEAKFGRSLFERLALLRFKKYLLNLQYRMHPSISSFPNREFYQKQIIDAPNVRSTGYLKHFLQGEIYGAYSFINVACGNEEVVDGRSIRNMVEVAVVCEVVVNLFKGFTSSEKKISIGIISPYNAQIAAIKENLGTKYSTDDESEFSVDVRSVDGFQGGEKDVIIISAVRSNANRSIGFLSNSQRVNVALTRARHCLWIIGNEATLKSSGSVWKILVQDARVRGCFHDAQNDKDLVKSMAAALVDIDLLDIKIRLYSVIFEGTRWKVSIDDKFWKAMEKTKSIEIRKKAISVLMKLSSYSQWPHTEHITVPSGVSNQLIELCPVDGILHIVLTLETIMETSRYVGVMRVCDIRPLTEIPNLDPMFILCKQLDAFHLKDESSAESSHQVGLS
- the LOC101252144 gene encoding uncharacterized protein isoform X3; translation: MTEMETDDDGEAILLEKTLIDVIFSWSFKDVLNEDLYKDKVKNIPSTFQSTAMYMKSFVFPLLEETHADLSSSFDKVANASICKILSIQEVESKRPSDKCLYNIEMERKESSGDGRAYEPETGDLFAITDVIPTCVDDLNRPTMSYIMALVQRVAYEKDYIKIQVFSSRPFWVEQGIRENHMRDSLFLVSLINTTTNTRIWNSLNLGLERQNSKVIQKILEPNFDVTGKEKCNVCLQGEVYRVCRSKILASNWLINLNDSQQEAVLNCLATKYCHHENTTKLIWGPPGTGKTKTVSALLFLLLSLNCRTVTCAPTNIAVLEVSRRALKLVVESCEFLTYGVGDIVLFGNRKRMNIDSQDELLHIFLDYRAEVLARCFTPASGWKYSLQYMITLLEDTELLYQLYSINDQQEDADAELYQKYDNNANYDSDSGNALLRKEGLKNKGDKTRRLYAQGVKDEWNKRLGHVIAKTIKLNDESQLGRGFCRNKKYSRSVPRKGSNDSHQTKARLNFDEFVTSKLNCKLEAFTFYVVNFVMHLPTSLLSVVVARDMIRAVNLLHSLSSLLLSFTFTGRSLKEVFVRNKEIERRVTGSSSDVELVKEECLKILKSLPNSFFELEDKCSIKNQILKNACLLFCTASSSFKLHETEAELLVIDEAAQLKECESTIPLQIPGLRHAIFIGDEWQLPAMVKSKVCEEAKFGRSLFERLALLRFKKYLLNLQYRMHPSISSFPNREFYQKQIIDAPNVRSTGYLKHFLQGEIYGAYSFINVACGNEEVVDGRSIRNMVEVAVVCEVVVNLFKGFTSSEKKISIGIISPYNAQIAAIKENLGTKYSTDDESEFSVDVRSVDGFQGGEKDVIIISAVRSNANRSIGFLSNSQRVNVALTRARHCLWIIGNEATLKSSGSVWKILVQDARVRGCFHDAQNDKDLVKSMAAALVDIDLLDIKIRLYSVIFEGTRWKGMSIY